In Scylla paramamosain isolate STU-SP2022 chromosome 29, ASM3559412v1, whole genome shotgun sequence, a genomic segment contains:
- the LOC135115797 gene encoding uncharacterized protein LOC135115797 translates to MKHLRHFFTRWGAPEQLSTDGGTNLVSGEMTAFLKRWGVATRLSSAQYPQSNGRVEAAVKTAKRMLRDNTGTSGSLDNDKVSLALLQYLNTPLRGGNMSPAQLTTGRQLRDGVPTAKQNYKVNPEWQQTQEKRERLMAQRHEEIRQQSPGQRRRRRRLQPGARVWVQDQTSKAWSMVPSSRSILTASTL, encoded by the coding sequence ATGAAACACCTGAGGCACTTCTTCACCAGATGGGGGGCCCCAGAGCAACTCTCTACTGATGGAGGTACAAACCTTGTGAGTGGAGAAATGACTGCGTTCCTCAAGAGGTGGGGAGTCGCGACCCGTCTCTCCTCCGCTCAGTACCCCCAATCTAACGGCCGCGTGGAGGCGGCCGTGAAGACAGCCAAGAGGATGTTGCGAGACAACACGGGGACCAGCGGCAGCCTAGACAACGACAAGGTGTCGCTGGCTCTCCTCCAATACCTAAATACCCCGCTGCGGGGAGGGAACATGTCACCCGCACAGTTGACGACAGGCAGACAGCTGAGAGATGGAGTCCCCACAGCCAAGCAGAACTACAAAGTCAACCCCGAGTGGCAGCAGAcccaagaaaagagagagagactcatggCACAGCGTCACGAGGAAATACGCCAACAGAGCCCGGGCCAGCGCCGTCGACGACGTCGTCTGCAGCCGGGAGCCCGTGTATGGGTTCAGGACCAGACCAGCAAGGCATGGAGTATGGTACCGTCGTCGAGGTCCATCCTTACCGCCAGTACGCTGTAA
- the LOC135115798 gene encoding uncharacterized protein LOC135115798 codes for MATPRRPRFPAASGRRREGAGFLAQAQTFLLSQQGAIEALRRDVAAMGTPRRKVFSTAGQDKCDLDMSAADFRTWRRSLEDWIELNAVGDGDAARYIRLLCAPELQKALDARYPAAKAAPDEVDEDQDVAIAAAMSAAAVAALDLSGCTTIDEEMVLQVALEDPTYQSLVSRVCSGDWRPHKSQELACLRPFYSVRDRLAVSRGLVTYTYDQGCVRLVIPEALRQRVASSLHASHQGLDFMLRRARQTVYWPGIEGDLQHHRAMCNTCNANAPSQPPEPLILTPPPDYPFQQTVADLFQLGGQTYLVYADRLTGWLEVAHLPSGAFR; via the coding sequence ATGGCCACTCCAAGACGCCCACGGTTCCCTGCCGCTtctggaagaaggagagagggagcaggCTTCCTAGCACAGGCTCAGACGTTCCTGCTATCCCAGCAGGGAGCCATTGAAGCCTTGCGACGAGACGTTGCAGCAATGGGGACGCCAAGACGCAAGGTCTTCAGTACAGCTGGGCAGGACAAGTGCGACCTGGACATGTCTGCAGCAGACTTCAGGACATGGCGTCGATCCTTAGAAGACTGGATCGAACTCAACGCTGTCGGTGATGGAGACGCCGCACGTTACATTCGGCTTCTGTGTGCCCCTGAGCTACAGAAAGCGCTCGACGCCAGGTATCCCGCAGCCAAGGCTGCCCCGGACGAGGTGGATGAGGATCAAGACGTCGCTATCGCCGCAGCTATGTCCGCAGCTGCGGTAGCCGCCCTTGACTTGAGTGGGTGCACCACCATCGATGAAGAAATGGTGTTGCAAGTGGCGCTTGAGGACCCCACATACCAGTCGCTGGTTTCAAGAGTGTGCAGCGGCGACTGGCGGCCCCACAAGTCACAGGAGCTCGCCTGCTTACGCCCCTTTTACAGCGTACGGGACAGACTGGCAGTGTCCCGTGGCCTAGTCACCTATACCTACGACCAGGGATGTGTGCGACTCGTCATCCCTGAGGCTCTACGTCAACGAGTAGCCTCCAGTCTTCACGCCAGCCATCAGGGGCTCGACTTCATGCTGAGGAGGGCCAGGCAAACAGTATATTGGCCTGGGATAGAGGGTGATCTGCAGCATCATCGGGCCATGTGCAACACCTGTAACGCCAACGCGCCTTCACAACCGCCCGAGCCCCTCATCCTCACGCCACCCCCCGACTACCCCTTTCAGCAGACGGTGGCGGACTTATTCCAGCTGGGAGGTCAAACTTACCTGGTATACGCTGACAGACTCACTGGGTGGCTGGAGGTGGCACATCTACCCTCGGGTGCCTTCCGGTAA